GTCATTTTATCACGCTCATTTAACAAGCGCTGTACTACCGGGTGTAATGAAAATCCCTCAGGCAGTTCATTTAATTGTTTCGCTAATTTATTTAAGTTCTCTTTAGAGATGGTGGTATCTACTTTATCTGTCCATTTTGCATTCATATAAGGAGTCCAATCCACCGCATATTTCCCCTCATAATCCCCATGAACTAAATCCACCACTGCCTTACCTTGATCCAAAGAGTCGCGATAAGCATCGACTAGTTTTTCAGATTCTTTGCTGGTAAGTATTCCCTCTTGAATGAGTTGTTCGGCATAAATTTCGCGTAATGGACGCATGGATTTAATTTTTCGATACATGGACGGTTGAGTTACTGCTGGCTCATCTGCCTCGTTATGACCATGACGACGATAACAAACCAGATCAACAACCACATCTCGTTTAAATTTCATTCTGAAATCAAACGCTAATTTAGTTGCAAATACCACTGCTTCAGGATCATCACCGTTCACGTGTATAACAGGTGCCTGCACCATTTTCGCAACATCGGTACAATATAAAGTAGAACGTGCATCCAAAGGATTGCTGGTAGTAAAGCCTATTTGGTTGTTGATCACGATGTGCACTGTACCCCCAGTACAATAACCACGCGCTTGAGAGAAATTAAACGTTTCCATCACAACGCCTTGGCCAGCGAATGCAGCATCTCCATGAATAACCACAGGGACAACCTTTTCCTTTTTAACTAAATCATTGCGTCGGCCTAAACGAGAACGTACTGACCCTTCTACTACGGGGCCAATAATTTCTAAGTGCGACGGATTGAAGGCCAAAGCCAAATGAACCACGGAACCTGAACCTGTTTTTATATCTGAAGAAAACCCTAAATGATATTTCACATCACCAGTGCGTTCATATTTGATTTTTCCTTCAAATTCTTGAAAAAGCTGGTTCGGTTCTTTACCTAACACATTAACCAGGACATTCAAACGGCCACGATGAGCCATACCGATGACCACTTCCTTAACATCATCCCTTCCAGAGCACTCAATGAGTTCTTTCATCATAGGAATTAAAGAATCGCCCCCTTCAAGAGAGAATCGTTTTTGTCCCACATAGCGTGTACCTAAATAACGCTCTAAACCGTCTGCAGCAATTAAGTCTTTTAAAATTTGTCGTTTTTTTGTTGCATCCAGTTTCAAACGGCCACGCACAGACTCCATTCGCTCTTGGATCCATTCAACTTCTTCGGTATTAGAAATGTGCATGTACTCAATACCAATACTGCCGCAATATGTTTCCCGCAGTGCGTGGTATATTTCATCCAGAGTCATTTCCGGGCCATTAAATGTAGTACCTGCGAAAAATTTACGGCTTCGATCGACATCCGATAAATGGTGATAATCCAATTCCAATGCGGGCACTGGAGTGCGCTCGGTCATTTCTAGAGGATCAAGTTTGGCCGCATGATGTCCTAATGCGCGGTATGAGTTAATTAAATCTGCAATTCGAAATTGTTGGCTATCTGAAGATTGGATTACCGGTATTGCTTTTTTATCTGCGTTCTGCAAAAAATAATCGCGTATCTCTCTGTGGGAACGTTCCTTTTCAGCACCATTAACCTTGGGTAAAGCACTAAACACTGCTCGCCAATCGGATGAAACCGAACTAGGATCAGCAAGATAATCTTCATATAGGCTATCAACATATGCCATACTTCCGCCAGATAAATAGGAGGAAGCCCATTCTTTTTGCAGATCGGAACTGCTCATTTTCTTTTTCTCCAAAGGGGTATTAATCACTACCACTATTAAATTGGTAAGTACTCAGCCCCTATCAGGGAACGACCGTATTCGGCACATGGTGCAAGACAATTCTGCTAATCCATGCGCATACTGATTATGCTGCGCTTATCAGAAAAATTTTCTCACAACCTGCGCTCAAATCCAACCGTTCGAATACACCTTAACATAGGGGACCTGAGCCCTCACTTAAATTGGCTATTCCACTCATCCCCGTGGATAAAACAGCTATCCCCGCAAGAGCGGGGATCCATCCTTATTCTGGTTTCGAGATCATTTCAGGATAATTCTCATTTTAGAGAATTAAATGTTCCTATTTTTTTAATGACTTCTACCAAGTACCATCAGTAATAACAAAGTACCGTTAGGTTTCTTTTGTCAGCATTTGCTGGCGAATCTCAGCAATTGCTTTCATCGGATTGAGACCTTTCGGGCAGACACTGGTACAATTCATGACGCTTCGGCAACGGAACACACTAAATGGATCTTGTAATTTATCCAAACGATGCGCCGTTGCGGTATCACGACTGTCTGCTAAAAATCGTCTTGCCTGTAATAATCCAGCAGGTCCTACATATTTTTCTGGATTCCACCAATATGAAGGACATGAACTGGTACAACACGCACATAAAATACACTCATATAATCCATCAAGCTGTGCACGTTCTTCTGGAGATTGTAAGCGCTCACGAGCTGGTGCAACTCCATCATTTTGTAAATAGGGTTCGATGCGCTCATATTGTTGATAAAACTGGGACATATCAACAGCCAAATCACGGATTACTGGAAATCCAGGCAAGGGCCGAATAACAATTTTGTCGGTTTTCAACTGAGACACGTGGGTAATGCACGCCAAGGCATTTGTTCCATTAATATTCATGCCATCTGAACCGCATACTCCCTCACGACATGAGCGTCTGTAGGTTAGAGAAGGATCCTGCTCTGCTTTTAAACGCTCAAGTAAGGTGAGCAGCATAGGATCACTTTTAACCGGGATCTCCAGCTCATAATCTTTCATATAAGGCTTAGCATCCACCTCAGGATTATAGCGATATATTGATAGGGTCAATTTTTTACTATCTGCCATAGAATCTATCCTCTTTAGTAAACGCGTTCTTTCGGCGCAAAAGGCTCGACATGCTTAGGTGATGCATTAACTGGACGAAAATCAATTTTCTCACCTTCCTCAAAATAGAGCGTATGTTTAATCCAGTTCTCATCATCACGTTTTGGGTAATCCTCACGGCTATGAGCCCCACGACTTTCAGTGCGAACAATTGCAGACTGCGCTGTTGCGTATGCAGTTGCCATTAAATTATCCAACTCTAATGCACTGACTCGTTCCGTATTAAATATCTTGCTTTTATCTTCTAATTTGGCATGGGCCAATCGCTCACGTAAAGCTTGTAACCGTTTTAAGCCAGAGGCCATAACTTCACCGGTGCGGAATACACCAAAGTCTTCTTGCATTACACGTTGCATTTCATCATGAATCACAGCTGGGCTTTCGCCTTCTGTTGAATCATTCCAACGATTATAGCGTTGTAACGATGGAGCAAGATCATCGTCACTAATAT
This sequence is a window from Legionella cherrii. Protein-coding genes within it:
- a CDS encoding succinate dehydrogenase iron-sulfur subunit produces the protein MADSKKLTLSIYRYNPEVDAKPYMKDYELEIPVKSDPMLLTLLERLKAEQDPSLTYRRSCREGVCGSDGMNINGTNALACITHVSQLKTDKIVIRPLPGFPVIRDLAVDMSQFYQQYERIEPYLQNDGVAPARERLQSPEERAQLDGLYECILCACCTSSCPSYWWNPEKYVGPAGLLQARRFLADSRDTATAHRLDKLQDPFSVFRCRSVMNCTSVCPKGLNPMKAIAEIRQQMLTKET
- a CDS encoding 2-oxoglutarate dehydrogenase E1 component produces the protein MSSSDLQKEWASSYLSGGSMAYVDSLYEDYLADPSSVSSDWRAVFSALPKVNGAEKERSHREIRDYFLQNADKKAIPVIQSSDSQQFRIADLINSYRALGHHAAKLDPLEMTERTPVPALELDYHHLSDVDRSRKFFAGTTFNGPEMTLDEIYHALRETYCGSIGIEYMHISNTEEVEWIQERMESVRGRLKLDATKKRQILKDLIAADGLERYLGTRYVGQKRFSLEGGDSLIPMMKELIECSGRDDVKEVVIGMAHRGRLNVLVNVLGKEPNQLFQEFEGKIKYERTGDVKYHLGFSSDIKTGSGSVVHLALAFNPSHLEIIGPVVEGSVRSRLGRRNDLVKKEKVVPVVIHGDAAFAGQGVVMETFNFSQARGYCTGGTVHIVINNQIGFTTSNPLDARSTLYCTDVAKMVQAPVIHVNGDDPEAVVFATKLAFDFRMKFKRDVVVDLVCYRRHGHNEADEPAVTQPSMYRKIKSMRPLREIYAEQLIQEGILTSKESEKLVDAYRDSLDQGKAVVDLVHGDYEGKYAVDWTPYMNAKWTDKVDTTISKENLNKLAKQLNELPEGFSLHPVVQRLLNERDKMTAGELPMNWGYAEIMAYASLVQEGYGVRLSGQDSGRGTFAHRHAVLHDVETGETFVPLEKITNELNRPFSVIDSVLSEEAVLAFEYGFSASAPNFLVLWEAQFGDFANGAQVVIDQFISSGEQKWGRLCGLVMLLPHGYEGQGPEHSSARLERYMQLCAQHNIQVCTPTTPAQIFHLLRRQVIRNFRKPLIVMTPKSLLRHKLAVSPLEDLFNGKFHTIIPEIDALDAKKVTKVVLCCGKVYYDLLQMRRDKELNHVAIVRIEQLYPFPKKALSTELNKYPQAKKVIWCQEEPQNQGVWFSSQHNIIDCLLPEQTLHYAGREFAAAPAVGSPALHAQQQQALVEQALLG